In the genome of Budorcas taxicolor isolate Tak-1 chromosome 7, Takin1.1, whole genome shotgun sequence, the window CTAGAAGGAGCTGGGTACAAACTTTCTTGGTACTGTGGCTACTGGCACACAGTAATTCTAAAAAATATGTTGTTGGTTCCGAAAAATAGTCCCTGTCATTTTCACAATCCTGAATCATACCAGGCAAAATAATTCTTTTGACACCAACACTTAAGAACTATAGCTGAACACAGCCAGTATCTCAGCAACAGCCAATTCACTTGTCTGAATTCACTGACAGACATCTCTCAGAGAGCATTTTCTTCAGGTAGCATTATAAATCATTCCAGTCAGTCCAAACATCCCTTGGAAAGTcctgaatgaatatttttatgttatatattttcatgtatcttttgtgtctgtatttctgACAAACTTTTGAATAGAAAATGCGAGGAATAATTTTCATGTCCTTGTTGATTTAAAGTCAAAAGTTCagtacaaattaaatattttctgatggCTATAGTCTATGTGGCACCTCTTTTTAGAAAACTTTTGTAACGATAATTCAATTGGGTTTGGGGTTCAGTattctttgttatattttataaatgtctgtGTTCTCTAATCTCTAAATTTAAACTGTTATCATAACTTTATTCATTGTGGAGTTCATTATGTGTCTGgaaatcattaaatatttatgattGATTACATTTGAATTCTATTATTGATAGACATTGCTATAATCCTGTAGTAACTTCCATTTATTCCCTAATAAAATGACTTATGAAACAAAACATGAATAAATCAAGATCTTTTGTTAGTTAAAACAGCTCCCTTGGTCAATTTTCCTATTGTAAAAGTTTCCATCTAGTAGACTGGTACTATTTTCTCTATTAATTATCTTTTGCTTATTTGAGAAGTTTAATAGATACAGGATCCTGATACAatagaatgtttattttaaaacaccaCAGTCACTAAGGACTGTCCATCCATTTACCTACTTAATTTTAACTTCCTTCTTATGTGTAAGGCActaaaatatgacaaataaatttttattcacCTGGTGTTTATCTTGTTTTGCAGTCAAAAGCTTATTATGTGCTGGGATCATTTTTGGGTGATTTTGTAATTGACAAAGATTAAGAATAGGTTACTGTATGTCATTGTTAGTGCCAATGCAAAGTGAAAACTGTATCCTTCATAGATGTTCATGTAAGTAAGTCTCATCTCATTAATATGCTAATCCAGGGTTCGTTTTGCCTTGGAAGATTCCCCCAACTTTGATCTTATgctgaaacaaataaacaaatagaaaagagaTGGAAGAAAGGCTTAAATGGATGAATCTCTTCAAGTagaaaaactaacaaaacacTAATGAAAAAACTCAAAGATGATAGAGATGAACAAATTACTAtattcttggattgaaagaatcaatatattgaataaaacttcagttcagttcagttcagtctctcagtcgtgtccgactctttgcgaccccatgaatcgcagcacaccaggcctcctgtccatcaccatctcccggagttcatgcaaacttacatccatcgagtcggtgatgccatccagccatctcatcctcagtcgtccccttctcctcctgcccccaatccctcccagcatcagagtcttttccagtgagtcaactcttcacatgaggtggccaaagtactggagtttcagcttcagcatcattccttccaaagaaatcccagggctgatctccttcaaatggactggttggatctccttgcaggccaagggactctcaagagtcttctccaacaccacacttcaaaagcatcaattcttcagcgctcagctttcttcacagttcaactctcacatccatacatgaccactggaaaaaccatagccttgactagacagatctttgttggcagagtaatgtctctgcttttgaatatgctatctaggttggtcataactttccttccaaggagtaagcgtcttttaatttcatggctgcaatcaccatctgcagtgatttgggagccccccaaaataaagtctgacactgtttccactgtttccccatctatttcccatgaagtgatgggaccagatgccatgatcttcgttttctgaatgttgagttttaagccaactttttcactctccttcttaactttcatcaagaggctttttagttccccttcactttctgccataagggtgttgtcatctgcatatctgaggttattggtatttctcctggcaatgttgattccagcttgtgcttcttccagcccaccgtttctcatgatgtactctgcatagaagttaaataagcagcatgacaatatacagccttcacgtactccttttcctatttggaaccagtctgttgttccacttATTTGAGTCTAAatgatttgagtcttctccctttttttcttgatgagtctggctagtggtttataaattttatttatcttctcaaagaactaacCTTTAATTTTACTGAGCGTTGCTAATGTCTccatctctttttcatttttttctactctgatctttatgattccCTTTCTTCTACTAAACTTAAGCTCTGaggttttgttgttcttgttcttgtTCTTGTTTTGAGAAAGTCAATTCCtaagcaggttgataagaagtctgggggtccccaaggagagaggggtctggaattctcaaggaggagaaaatgacactttttttttcccctacattcCTTAAGATTAGATAACAATAATGTAtcttgcttgaggacagtttctgaaaaaaaccttctggctaatcctgttattttaaaatatagattatgggagtgggtctagtaagttctttacaacctccagacattcctttgattcactgtaataaccaattagcagttttccctactttcttcaatttaagtctgaatttggcaataaggagttcatgatctgagccacagtagctcctagtcttgtttttgttgactgtatagagcttctccatctttggctgcaaagaatatcatcagtctgatttcagtgttgaccatctggtgatgtccaagtgtagagtcttctcttgtgtcgttggaagagggtgtttgctatgaccagtgcattttcttggcaaaactctattagtctttgccctgcttcattccacattccaaggccaaatttgcctgttactccacgtgtttcttgacttcctacttttgcattccaatcctctataatgaaaaggacatcttttttgggtgttagttctaaaaggtcttgtaggtcttcatagaaccattcaacttcagcttcttcagcgttactagttggggcatagacttggcttACCATGATAtcaaatgatttgccttggagatgaacagagttcattctgtcgtttttgagattgcatccaagcactgcatttcggactcttttgttgaccatgatgtctactccatttcttctgaggaattcctgcccacagtagtagatataatggtcatctgagttaaatttacccattccagtccattttagtttgctgattcctagaatgtcgataatcactcttgtcatctcttgtttgaccacttccaatttgccttgattcatggacatgacattccaggtttctatgcaatattgctctttacagcatcgaatattgcttctatcaccagtcacatccacagctgggtattgtttttgctttggctccatcccttcattttttctggagttatttctccactgatctccagtagcatattgggcatctactgacctagggagttcctctttcagtatcctatcattttgccttttcatactgttcatggggttctcaaggcaagaatactgaagtggtttaccatttccttctccagtggaccacattcagtgagacctctccaccatgacccgtccgtcttgggttgccccatgggtatggcttagtttcattgagttagacaaggctgtggtcctagtgtgattagattgactagttttctgtgagtatggtttcagtgtgtctgccctctgatgccctcttgcaacacctaccatcttacttggggttgtcttaccttgggcgtgtggtatctcttcatggctgctccagcaaagtgcagccactgctccttaccttagatgagaggtatctcctcactgccacccttcctgaccttcaacatgggatggctcttCTATGCCCTTCTGCAACTGCACAGCCACCGctctttggacatggggttgtTCCTCCtagccgccacccctggcctcgggtgcagggtggctcctcttggAAGCTAGAGGtcataccattcaggtatgacctaaatcaaatcccttatgattatacagtggaagtgagaaatagatttaagggcctagatctgatagatagactgcctgatgaactgtggaatgaggttcgtgacattgtacaggagacagggatcaagaccatcaccatggaaaagaaatgcaaaaaagcaaaatggctgtctggggaggccttaaatatagctgtgaaaagaagagaggtgaaaagcaaaggagaaaacgaaagatataagcatctgaatgcagagttccaaagaatagcaagaagagataagaaagccttcttcagcaatcaatgcaaagaaatagaggaaaagaacagaatgggaaaaactggagatctcttcaagaaaattagagataccaagggaacatttcatgcaaagatgggctcgataaaggacagaaatggtctggacctaacagaagcagaagatattaagaagaggtggcaagaatacacagaagaactatacaaaaaagatcttcatgacccagataatcacaatggtgtgatcactcatctagagccagacatcctggaatgtgaagtcaagtgggccttagaaagcatcactaggaacaaagctagtggaggtgatggaattccagtagagctatttcaaatcctgaaagatgatgctgtgaaagtgctgcactaaatatgccagcaaatttggaaaactcagcagtggccagaggactggaaaaggtccattttcattccaatcccaaagcaaggcaatgccaaagaatgctctaactaccacacaattgcactcatctcacatgctagtaaagtaatgctcaaaattctccaagccaggcttcagcaatacgtgaaccatgaacttccacatgttgaagctggtttcagaaaaggcagaggaaccagagatcaaattgccaacatccactggataatggaaaaagcaagagagttctagagaaacatctatttctgttttattgactatgccaaagcctttgactatgtggatcacaataaactgtggaaaattctgaaagagatgagaataccagaccacctgacctgcctcttgagaaatctgtatgcaggtcaggaagcaacagttagaactggacatggaacaacagatcggttacaaataggaaaaggagtacgtcaaggctgtatattgtcaccctgcttatttaacttctatgcagagtacatcatgagaaacactggactggaagaagcacaagctggaatcaagattgccaggagaaatatcaataacctcagatatgcaaatgacaccacccttatggtagaaagtgaagaactaaaaagcctcttgatgaaagtgaaagtggagagtgaaacagttggcttaaagctcaacattcagaaaacgaagaccatggcatctggtcccatcacttcatgggaaatagatggggaaacagtggaaacagtgtcagactttatttttatggcctccaaaatcactgcagatggttattgcagccatgaaattaaaagacacctactccttggaagaaaagttatgaccaacctagacagcacattcaaaagcagagacattactttgccaactaaggtccgtctagtcaaggctatggtttttcctgtgatcatgtgtggatgtgagagttggactgtgaagaaggctaagtgccaaaaaattgatgcttttgaagtgtggtgttggagaagactcttgagagtcccttggcctgcaaggagatccaaccagtccattctgaaggagatcagccctgggatttctttggaagaaatgatgctgaagctgaaactccagtactttggccacctcatgcaaagagttgacttgtaAGGCTCGGAGAACCCACTCTGTaaaggacactcagggacagcctctagtggactgacaaagtttattatccaattgtgtagttttataattttcagggaaTAGAGAATAAGGCTGACTTGCACGTAGCCATTCCAGATAAACATTAAAGCattcaagcataaaatacagttcccaccACCCAAGCCATAACATAGCTTTGGTGAAACCCTAAAGGTAGTCTTGTCATGAAACAACAGTCTTTGCTCTCAGATacaggtggtcagaaggaagccttcgACTGCCTCAAGGCCGGGTATATTGACACTTTATCATCTGTTCCCACCCTTGGGCACTCAGTGAACgctcataaccctttgttatgctcatcccagcttccaaccttcatcatgagtggagcaaatacattttcactATTTGATTAAAGCCTTTCAGCTTCTCCAcattgactcgttggaaaagactttgatgctgggagggattaggggcaggaggagaaggggatgaaggaGGAatagatggctggatagcatcactgactcgatggacgggaatctgagtgaactccgggagttggtgatggacagggaggcctggcgtgctgcgatttgtggggtcgcaaagagttggacacgactgagcaactgaactgaactgaactgaaccttactgTAGCAGAGAGGAGGATCTAATCTCTCCAACACAGCATGGCAATACAGGGATTGTCTTTGCAGTTATTTTGGCTATTTTTGTGGTGGCTGTAACTGCAAATTTGGTCATAATATTCTTGATTCACAGAGACTCCCATCTCCATACCCCCATGTACTTTCTGCTCAGCCAACTGTCTATCATGGACACCTTTTCATTTGTACTACCGTCCCAAAGCTTCTATTCAACATGGTTTCTAATGAGAAGACCATTTCCTTCGTGGCCTGTGGCATCCAGATCTTCCTCTACTTAACCATGATGGGAACAGAGTTCTTCCTGTTGGGCctcatggcctatgaccgctatgtggctGTCTGCAACCCTCTTAGGTACCCTGTGTTGATGAATCGCAGAGTGTGTCTCCTTCTGGCTGCTGGTGCCTGGTTTGGTGGATCCCTGGATGGCTTTCTGCTCACCCCTATCACCATGAATGTCCCCTACTGTGGATCCCGCATCATCGATCATTCCTTCTGTGAGATCCCTGCTGTTCTCAAACTGGCCTGTGCTGACACATCCTTGTATGAAACCTTGATGTACATCTGCTGTGTGCTCATGTTGCTCATCCCCATCTCTATTATCTCAGCCTCCTACTCCCTCATTTTGTTAACTGTCCACCGCATGCGCTCTGCTGAAGGCCGGAAAAAGGCCTTTACCACTTGCTCTTCCCACTTGACTGTAGTCAGCATTTTCTATGGGGCTGCCTTCTACACTTATGTGCTGCCCAAGTCATTTCACACTCCTGAGCAAGACAAGG includes:
- the LOC128051000 gene encoding LOW QUALITY PROTEIN: olfactory receptor 2T11-like (The sequence of the model RefSeq protein was modified relative to this genomic sequence to represent the inferred CDS: inserted 1 base in 1 codon); translation: MALLCPSATAQPPLFGHGVVPPSRHPWPRVQGGSSWKLEVIPFRYRWSEGSLRLPQGRHGNTGIVFAVILAIFVVAVTANLVIIFLIHRDSHLHTPMYFLLSQLSIMDTXFICTTVPKLLFNMVSNEKTISFVACGIQIFLYLTMMGTEFFLLGLMAYDRYVAVCNPLRYPVLMNRRVCLLLAAGAWFGGSLDGFLLTPITMNVPYCGSRIIDHSFCEIPAVLKLACADTSLYETLMYICCVLMLLIPISIISASYSLILLTVHRMRSAEGRKKAFTTCSSHLTVVSIFYGAAFYTYVLPKSFHTPEQDKVVSAFYTIVTPMLNPLFDAMDFVEHKLYDLENLI